The following proteins are encoded in a genomic region of Cryptococcus neoformans var. neoformans JEC21 chromosome 2 sequence:
- a CDS encoding ATP dependent DNA helicase, putative: MEEGRIWSVGVLEGAEQQNAPSEIERLFYDFLHGFRIEDQWTYRDALRSALLLKHHTLEVDLRDLVAWNEELAQKVQEKPGEMIPLLEAALLKYARDLVRPTSEADRERERERAQNGQPSLAAEEVPDMQVAIKSGMNLLQFRQLNANTLTTLVRLPGIVINASQLTSRATELALQCKGCRSVKHVKVSGAIGGERAALPRRCDAEPVEGQRKDCPLDPYVILHDRCRFVDQQNIKLQEAPDMVPVGELPRHMMLHAERNLTGKVVPGSRIIATGIYSTFAPNHKSQKTSGAPALRQPYLRVLGIELDSSAASSGTRVFTPEEEEEFQQLARSDGLYERFANSVAPSIYGNLDIKKAVTCLLMGGSKKILPDGMRLRGDINVLLLGDPGTAKSQLLKFVEKVSPISVYTSGKGSSAAGLTASVQRDPVTREFFLEGGAMVLADGGVVCIDEFDKMRDEDRVAIHEAMEQQTISIAKAGITTILNSRTSVLAAANPVFGRYDDMKSPGENIDFQTTILSRFDMIFIIKDEHNEQRDRTIAKHVMNIHMNRQTENEAVGEIDIEKMKRYIGYCKSRCAPNLSGEAAEMLSSHFVSLRKEVAQVERDNDERSSIPMTVRQLEAIIRISESLAKITLSPRVLPHHVEEAIRLFKFSTMHAVSVGSGVEGLSRTELNEEIDRIEKELKRRLPIGYSTSYQSLVREFVSGQGYSQHALERCLYILEKREVVKYTGMRRVVQRIGV, from the exons atggaagaaggccgTATCTGGTCCGTTGGCGTCCTCGAAGGTGCAGAGCAGCAAAACGCCCCCTCTGAAATTGAACGACTCTTCTACGACTTTCTTCATGGGTTCCGTATTGAAGACCAATGGACGTACCGCGACGCTCTCCGATCCGCCTTGCTTTTGAAACACCACACTTTGGAAGTTGATTTGAGAGATCTTGTGGCATGGAATGAAGAGTTGGCGCAGAAAGTGCAGGAGAAACCCGGAGAAATGATTCCTCta TTGGAAGCTGCACTCTTGAAATACGCCCGTGATTTAGTTCGTCCGACCAGTGAAGCAGACAGGGAACGAGAACGCGAGCGAGCTCAGAATGGTCAGCCCAGTTTGGCCGCTGAGGAGGTGCCTGATATGCAGGTGGCCATCAAGTCTGGCATGAACCTCTTACAATTCCGACAACTCAAT GCGAACACCCTGACCACCCTCGTCAGGTTACCAGGGATTGTAATCAACGCTTCTCAACTCACATCCCGAGCGACCGAACTCGCTCTCCAATGTAAAGGCTGTCGAAGTGTCAAGCACGTCAAAGTCTCTGGCGCTATCGGTGGTGAACGTGCCGCTCTTCCTCGACGATGTGATGC CGAACCCGTAGAAGGCCAACGCAAAGATTGTCCCCTTGACCCCTATGTCATCCTCCATGACCGGTGCCGCTTTGTTGACCAGCAGAACATCAAGCTCCAAGAAGCACCCGATATGGTCCCTGTTGGTGAATTGCCCCGCCACATGATGCTTCATGCCGAGAGGAACTTGACCGGTAAGGTTGTTCCAGGATCTAGAATCATTGCAACCGGTATCTACTCAACTTTTGCTCCCAACCACAAGAGT CAAAAGACATCAGGCGCACCTGCACTTCGTCAACCTTACCTTCGAGTGCTTGGTATCGAGCTTGACAGTTCTGCTGCCAGCTCTGGAACCCGTGTCTTCACTcccgaagaagaggaggaattcCAGCAACTCGCTAGGAGCGATGGCTTGTATGAACGGTTCGCGAACAGTGTCGCCCCTAGTATCTACGGAAACCTTG ACATCAAAAAAGCCGTGACTTGTCTTTTAATGGGTGGAAGCAAAAAGATTTTACCGGACGGTATGCGTCTTCGAGGTGACATCaacgtcctcctcctcggtgACCCCGGTACTGCCAAATCCCAACTCTTGAAATTCGTCGAAAAAGTCTCCCCTATCAGCGTCTATACATCAGGCAAAGGTTCCTCCGCTGCCGGTCTGACCGCTTCCGTCCAACGTGATCCCGTTACTAGGGAATTCTTTCTCGAAGGCGGTGCCATGGTTCTCGCCGACGGAGGAGTGGTATGTATCGACGAGTTTGACAAGATGCGGGATGAAGATCGAGTGGCTATCCATGAAGCCATGGAGCAACAAACCATTTCTATCGCCAAAGCTGGTATCACCACGATTCTCAACTCTCGAACCTCGGTTCTGGCGGCTGCCAATCCCGTGTTTGGGCGGTATGATGATATGAAATCCCCCGGTGAGAATATTGATTTCCAAACAACCATCCTTTCTCGATTCGATATGATTTTCATCATTAAAGATGAGCACAACGAACAGAGAGATAGGACGATAGCCAAGCATGTGATGAATATCCATATGAACAGGCAGACGGAGAATGAGGCAGTAGGAGAGATTGATATcgaaaagatgaagagataTATTGGATACTGCAAGTC GCGATGCGCACCGAATTTGAGCGGAGAAGCAGCGGAGATGCTCAGCTCTCACTTTGTCAGTCTGCGAAAGGAAGTTGCCCAAGTTGAGCGAGATAACGACGAGCGAAGCTCTATCCCCATGACTGTCCG TCAACTCGAAGCCATTATCCGAATCTCCGAATCCCTTGCCAAAATCACGCTCTCCCCTCGCGTGCTTCCTCACCACGTTGAAGAAGCTATCCGCCTATTCAAATTCTCCACCATGCACGCCGTTTCTGTCGGTTCGGGCGTCGAGGGTCTCTCCCGTACAGAGCTCAACGAGGAGATTGACAGGATCGAAAAGgaattgaagaggagattaCCGATTGGGTACTCTACGAGTTATCAAAGTTTAGTGAGAGAGTTTGTTTCCGGCCAAGGGTACTCGCAACATGCGTTAGAGAGGTGTCTGTACAtcctggagaagagggaagttGTCAAGTATACTGGCATGAGGAGGGTTGTGCAGAGGATAGGTGTCTAG